From Streptomyces sp. NBC_01551:
CCACGTCCAGCGGCGGCATCCCCGCCAGCAGCGGCAGCAGCTCCCGCAGCCGCGCCGACAGCTCCGAGGCCCGCAGCCGCGACGCCGGGGCCTTCGCCAGGCACTGGACCATCAGCTGCCACAGCTCGTCGGGGATGCCGGGCAGGGGGACGACCGTCTCGGTCACGTGCCGGCGCAGCACCGCCCCCGGGTGTCCCCCGCCGAAGGGGGTGAACCCCGCCAGCAGCTCGTACAGCACCGTGGCCAGCGCGTATATGTCCACCGCCGCGCGCGGGGGCAGCCCCTCCACGATCTCCGGCGCCAGATAGTCCGGCGTGCCGATGATCCGGGTCGTCGGCGCGGTGGCGCGGCCGCCGGAGGCCCGACGGGGCGAGTCGATCAGTTTGGCGACGCCGAAGTCGGTCAGCAGCGCCGGGTGCGCGCCCCCCGGCCCGAGCGGGCCCTGCATGTCCAGCAGGACGTTCTCCGGCTTGACGTCCCGGTGCACCACCCCGGCCGCGTGCGCGGCCGCCAGCGCGTCCGCGACGTCCGCGACGATGGCCACGGCCGCCTCGGGAGCCAGCCGCCGCTCGCGGTCGAGCCGCGTACGCAGGTCCGTACCGCGCACCAGGTCCATGACGAGGGCGAGGTCGTTGCCGTCGACGACGAGATCGCGGACGGACACGACGTGCGGGTGCTCCAGGCCGAGCAGCGCGCTGCGCTCCTGGACGAACCGTCCCACCAGCTCCTGGTCGGACGCGAGGTCCTCGCGCAGGAGTTTGACGGCGACGGGCCCGTCCGGCCCCTCGCCCAGCCACACCGTGCCCGCGCTGCCGCGCCCCAGGATCTGGTGCGCGGTGTACCGGCTGCCGATCTTCCGTGCCACGACTGCTCCCTCAGCGGCTGGCGTACGTGCCAAAGCTACGCGGCCGAATGGGGGTTGTAGGCCAGCAGGGGCCCGGATTCGCGGCGACCTTCACTTCTGCGGGCGAAATCACGTCCCAGATGTCGACAAATCCACGAACTCGGCGCTACGGGCCCGGGATCCGCTCAGGG
This genomic window contains:
- a CDS encoding serine/threonine-protein kinase, yielding MARKIGSRYTAHQILGRGSAGTVWLGEGPDGPVAVKLLREDLASDQELVGRFVQERSALLGLEHPHVVSVRDLVVDGNDLALVMDLVRGTDLRTRLDRERRLAPEAAVAIVADVADALAAAHAAGVVHRDVKPENVLLDMQGPLGPGGAHPALLTDFGVAKLIDSPRRASGGRATAPTTRIIGTPDYLAPEIVEGLPPRAAVDIYALATVLYELLAGFTPFGGGHPGAVLRRHVTETVVPLPGIPDELWQLMVQCLAKAPASRLRASELSARLRELLPLLAGMPPLDVDEPDEPEAAEPEEPVVDGPVRRRGVVPLVPGSATDSNRDTHTSMRVPAPDELAGGALGTARVPRPAGGHRPGSARHRAETVRKRRLALSAAAVALAAAVGVGSWLATSGDQAPPPSQDGKNSAPARP